In Deferribacter desulfuricans SSM1, the following are encoded in one genomic region:
- a CDS encoding adenylate kinase, translating to MINIVFLGPPGAGKGTQSAKLVEDFNIVQISTGDILRNAVKTGSELGKLAKKYMDEGKLVPDDVIIGIVKARLQQDDCKNGFILDGFPRTIPQAEALDEMLKNDLNIELTHIISLNVPDELILERLTGRRSCPQCGAAYHIKYNPPKEDNKCDLCGADLIQRDDDKEETINKRLKVYHEQTEQLKEYYSKTNKFYEIDGTLNPDEVYRKIKELLQ from the coding sequence ATGATAAATATAGTTTTTTTAGGCCCTCCAGGTGCTGGTAAAGGTACACAATCAGCAAAATTAGTAGAGGACTTTAACATAGTTCAGATATCTACTGGGGATATTTTGAGAAATGCTGTAAAAACTGGTAGCGAACTTGGTAAATTAGCCAAGAAGTATATGGACGAAGGTAAATTAGTACCAGATGACGTAATAATTGGGATAGTAAAAGCAAGACTACAGCAAGATGATTGTAAAAATGGGTTTATCTTGGATGGTTTCCCAAGAACAATTCCTCAAGCAGAAGCTTTGGATGAGATGCTTAAAAATGATTTAAATATAGAATTAACTCATATAATTTCGCTTAATGTGCCCGATGAACTGATTTTAGAAAGACTTACAGGTAGAAGAAGTTGTCCTCAGTGTGGTGCAGCATACCACATAAAGTACAATCCTCCAAAAGAGGATAATAAGTGTGATTTATGTGGAGCAGATTTGATACAAAGAGATGATGATAAAGAGGAAACAATAAATAAAAGATTAAAAGTATATCACGAGCAAACTGAACAACTTAAAGAATATTATAGCAAAACTAATAAATTTTATGAAATAGATGGTACTCTTAACCCTGATGAAGTTTATAGAAAGATTAAAGAGTTATTGCAATAA
- the map gene encoding type I methionyl aminopeptidase, translating into MIILKTKSEIDKIRNACQIVKEVLEKLELYIKPGIATKDIDKFAEDIINKRSAIPSFKNYRGYPAATCVSVNEVVVHGIPSDYVLKEGDIVSVDVGAYKDGYHGDAARTYMIGNVTDKAEKLVRVTKESFFKGIEKAVVGNRLQDISHEIQKYVEDNGFNVVRDFFGHGIGRNLHEDPTIPNFGKPNRGARLRAGMVLAIEPMVVEGSYEIVTLNDGWTAVTKDGGLAAHYENTIALTDNGPEILTL; encoded by the coding sequence ATGATTATTTTAAAAACAAAATCGGAGATTGATAAAATAAGAAATGCGTGTCAGATTGTAAAAGAAGTGTTGGAAAAGTTAGAATTATATATTAAACCTGGTATCGCAACAAAAGATATTGACAAATTTGCAGAAGATATTATAAATAAACGCTCTGCGATACCTTCGTTTAAAAATTATAGAGGGTATCCTGCAGCCACATGCGTGTCAGTTAATGAAGTTGTGGTACACGGTATACCTTCTGATTATGTTCTTAAGGAAGGTGATATAGTAAGTGTGGATGTAGGTGCATATAAAGATGGATATCATGGTGATGCTGCCAGGACATATATGATTGGTAATGTAACTGATAAAGCAGAGAAATTGGTGAGAGTGACAAAGGAATCATTTTTTAAAGGCATAGAGAAAGCGGTTGTTGGTAATAGATTACAAGATATTTCTCATGAAATTCAAAAATATGTTGAAGATAACGGTTTTAACGTAGTTAGAGATTTTTTTGGGCATGGTATTGGAAGAAACCTTCATGAAGATCCTACAATACCTAATTTTGGTAAGCCCAATCGCGGCGCAAGATTGAGAGCTGGCATGGTGTTAGCAATAGAACCAATGGTTGTTGAAGGAAGTTATGAAATTGTTACCCTCAACGATGGCTGGACAGCTGTGACAAAAGATGGCGGTCTAGCAGCACATTATGAAAATACTATAGCCCTTACAGATAACGGGCCAGAAATTTTAACATTGTGA
- the rplO gene encoding 50S ribosomal protein L15: MELHDLRPAKGSKKAKKRVGRGTGSGLGTTAGKGTKGQKARSGGGVRPGFEGGQMPLYRRLPKRGFSNKKFATVYEIVNLNQLEMKYSDGEIVNIETLKEKSLIKGNKDGVKVLGNGELTKKLIIDVDKISGSAAEKVKKVGGEIKGAE; the protein is encoded by the coding sequence ATGGAATTACATGATTTGAGACCAGCAAAGGGTTCAAAAAAAGCTAAAAAGAGAGTTGGACGCGGTACAGGTAGCGGTTTGGGTACTACCGCAGGTAAAGGTACAAAAGGTCAAAAAGCAAGATCTGGTGGTGGTGTTAGGCCAGGTTTTGAAGGTGGTCAAATGCCACTTTATAGAAGATTGCCAAAAAGAGGATTTTCAAATAAAAAATTTGCAACAGTTTATGAAATTGTGAACTTAAACCAATTAGAAATGAAATACAGTGATGGAGAAATAGTAAATATAGAGACATTAAAGGAAAAAAGCTTAATTAAAGGTAATAAAGATGGTGTAAAAGTTTTGGGCAATGGTGAGTTAACAAAAAAATTAATTATTGATGTTGATAAAATATCTGGTTCAGCTGCTGAGAAGGTAAAGAAGGTTGGTGGTGAAATAAAAGGCGCGGAGTAA
- the infA gene encoding translation initiation factor IF-1 translates to MSKKGDVIEVMGTVVEALPNAMFKIKLENGHEVLAHLSGKMRMNYIRILPGDKVTVEISVYDLTRGRITYRHK, encoded by the coding sequence ATGAGCAAAAAAGGGGATGTTATCGAAGTAATGGGGACTGTTGTTGAAGCATTACCAAATGCTATGTTTAAAATTAAATTGGAAAATGGTCATGAAGTGTTGGCTCATTTGTCAGGTAAGATGAGAATGAATTATATCAGAATTTTACCAGGGGATAAAGTTACTGTTGAAATTTCTGTATATGATTTAACGAGAGGAAGAATAACTTATAGACATAAGTAG
- the rpsE gene encoding 30S ribosomal protein S5, with the protein MSEKQLVDKVVHIGRVTKVVKGGRIFRFTATVIVGDYNGKVGIGHAKAREVPDAIRKALEAAKKNIVEVPVVKGTIPHEVIGKFGASEIIMKPAAPGTGIIAGGVTRALFELAGVQNILAKSIRSRNPLNMLYAVMDGFKKMRTLEEIAQLRGKSIKEIIG; encoded by the coding sequence ATGAGTGAAAAACAGTTAGTAGATAAAGTTGTTCATATAGGTAGGGTAACAAAGGTTGTAAAAGGTGGTAGGATTTTTAGATTTACAGCCACAGTGATTGTTGGTGATTATAATGGAAAAGTAGGTATCGGCCATGCAAAGGCGAGAGAAGTACCTGATGCTATTAGAAAGGCGTTAGAAGCAGCGAAAAAGAATATTGTAGAAGTACCTGTTGTTAAAGGGACAATTCCTCATGAGGTTATTGGTAAATTCGGTGCTTCAGAAATTATAATGAAGCCTGCTGCACCTGGTACCGGTATAATTGCTGGTGGTGTTACTCGTGCTCTTTTTGAGTTAGCTGGTGTGCAAAACATCTTGGCTAAGTCAATTAGGAGTAGGAATCCTCTTAATATGCTTTATGCTGTAATGGATGGTTTTAAGAAGATGAGAACATTGGAAGAGATTGCTCAATTAAGAGGAAAATCAATTAAAGAAATTATTGGCTAA
- the secY gene encoding preprotein translocase subunit SecY yields the protein MKKIEEIFSIPDLRKRVLFTLFLLIVYRIGTHIPTPGINADALAQFFARQSGTLLGFFDMFTGGALKRLTVFGLGIMPYISAAIILELLTVVSPVLAELKKQGAQGREKITKYTRYGTVLISAIQGLGIAIGLEAMTSPNGSSVVLFPGWGFRLTTMITLTTGTVFLMWLGEKITEKGIGNGISLIIFAGILARFPAAVINTIRLLQTGELQLITLIIVLAIIVVVTAAVIFMEISYRRIPIQYVRRGTYAGMKSNVANSYLPIRLNPAGVIPIIFAASIVAFPSTLSTFANNPIIAKIGYYFSPSSFTYYIIYVALIVFFTYFYTSIIFNPDDIADNIEKSHGVIPGKRPGKPTAEFIDYVLSRLTFVGALYLAVVAILPQIIIRQFNMPFYFGGTSLLIVIGVGLDVMQKIESHLISHNYDGFIKSGKIKGRGYV from the coding sequence ATGAAAAAGATAGAAGAGATATTTTCTATTCCTGATCTTCGAAAAAGGGTATTATTTACCCTTTTTTTATTGATAGTTTACAGAATAGGTACACATATTCCAACTCCAGGCATAAATGCTGATGCTCTTGCTCAATTTTTTGCAAGACAATCAGGTACATTGCTTGGTTTCTTTGATATGTTTACTGGGGGAGCATTAAAAAGGTTAACTGTTTTTGGCTTGGGTATTATGCCCTATATTTCAGCTGCAATTATATTGGAGCTGTTGACTGTAGTGTCACCAGTTTTAGCAGAATTAAAAAAACAGGGAGCACAGGGTAGAGAAAAAATTACCAAATATACAAGATATGGAACTGTATTAATAAGTGCTATACAAGGGCTTGGGATTGCGATTGGTTTAGAAGCAATGACATCTCCAAATGGAAGTAGCGTTGTATTGTTCCCTGGCTGGGGCTTTAGATTAACCACAATGATTACTCTTACAACTGGTACTGTATTTTTGATGTGGTTAGGTGAAAAAATTACTGAAAAAGGGATTGGTAATGGAATATCTCTGATTATATTTGCGGGAATACTTGCAAGATTTCCAGCTGCTGTGATAAATACTATTAGATTGCTACAAACTGGAGAATTGCAGCTAATCACATTAATAATAGTATTAGCAATAATAGTAGTTGTTACTGCTGCTGTTATATTTATGGAGATATCATATAGAAGAATACCTATTCAGTATGTTAGACGTGGTACATATGCAGGGATGAAGAGTAACGTTGCTAATTCTTATTTACCGATTAGATTGAACCCTGCTGGTGTTATTCCAATAATTTTTGCAGCATCCATTGTTGCTTTTCCAAGTACATTATCCACATTTGCAAATAATCCAATTATTGCAAAAATTGGTTATTATTTTTCACCGAGTTCATTTACTTATTATATAATCTATGTAGCCTTGATTGTGTTCTTCACATATTTTTATACATCAATTATTTTTAATCCTGACGATATAGCAGACAATATTGAAAAAAGTCATGGAGTAATCCCAGGGAAAAGGCCTGGCAAACCCACTGCAGAATTTATAGATTATGTGTTATCTAGATTGACATTTGTTGGTGCTCTATATTTAGCAGTAGTTGCAATTTTACCTCAAATTATTATTAGGCAGTTTAATATGCCATTTTATTTTGGCGGCACCAGCTTGCTTATTGTAATTGGTGTTGGTTTAGATGTTATGCAAAAAATAGAATCACATTTAATATCTCACAATTACGATGGTTTTATAAAAAGTGGTAAAATCAAAGGGAGAGGATATGTATGA
- the rpmJ gene encoding 50S ribosomal protein L36, which translates to MKVRASVKPICNKCKVIKRKGIVRVICENPRHKQRQG; encoded by the coding sequence ATGAAGGTTAGAGCAAGCGTAAAACCTATTTGTAATAAGTGCAAAGTAATTAAAAGAAAAGGTATCGTAAGAGTTATTTGTGAAAATCCAAGACATAAGCAAAGACAAGGTTAA